The Actinomycetes bacterium region CCCGCAACTACAGGGCCGGCATCGTCCTCGCCGCCATCGTGCTGTTCTGGCTGCGATGAACCATCAGACACGCCCTAGACGGTGCCCAGCCCAGGCGTAGGCCAGTACCGGGCTCCCGCTGGACACCACCTTGGCCGCACCTCGCCGGCGTCACCCACTGGTAGTGCTGCAACCCGACGCCACGGTGGTACTGCACGAGCGCCTGCCAGGGATCACCGCCATGGACGGGCCGCTGCCAAGCGAGCAGGGTCCGCTCGAACTCGCCGTCAGCCTGGGTGACGACGCCCGGCTTCGGCTTGGTACGGGCCTTCGGGCACGTGGGTGTCCGCAGCAACCTGCACTGCGCTGCGCGGGCGCTGTGGGTGCCGTTGTAGAGGAAGGAGGCGGTAACCTGCTCGCCGTCGGTGCCTGCGGGTACGCCTCGACGACCCCGCCGCCCGCCTGCGCGATCAGGTCCAAGGCGCCACGCAGGGCGATCGCGGACACGCCCTGCCGCCACAACCGCCGAACCCAAGAAGAACCCAATTCGATCGACAGCGCCGATCAGGTTGGGGGCGGTCCGGGCATCGCCGCAGGTCAGTTGAGTCCCCCTGGCAGGACTTGAACCTGCGACCCGCGGATTAGAAGCAGGCCGCCGGGTCGCGTAGCTGGGCCGGACGACCGGTGCGCATCCTCAGCCGGCGACGGTCAAGGACCCGTGCATGTGCGCGTGGAAGTCGCAGGTCAGTGGGTAGGCGCCGGCCTTGGCCGGTGCGGTGAAGGTGGCCTGCCCACCCGGTGGGACGGTCACGTCGACGGCGGTGCCCTGGATGTGCACCGTGTGCGACACCGAGTCCTGGTTCGACACCGTGACCAGGGCTCCGGGTTTGACCGTCAGCGCCGAGAAGGCGAACCCGGAGATCGTCATCGTCGGAGCACTGGCGGCGGCCGGGGAACCGCCCGTGCTCGTGACCGGCGATGCGGACGGCGGCGCGACGGTCGGTGTGGATGGCGTCGCGCCCGACGTCGCGCTCGAACACCCCGCACACAACGCTAAGCCTGCGGCAGCCACGGCGAAACGGACGGACGATCGACGGAGTCTCATGCCTGCTCAACGAGGCCACTGGCTCGGCGGTTCACCAGGGCGACTCAGGCCGGTGGTCCGCGCCTGTCCGGCGGTCCGGCGCTGGCGTGCGACGCACCTCCCTTCGCGGCGTCATCGGCGGCATCCTGATCTGCACGCGCCTGCGCCCCGCCGTCAGGAGCCCTCCCCCGGCGGCGGGGCGCTTCGTGGACGACTCGTACTGAAAGGTCGACCCTGGGGCGCCTGGACGGCGGGACCTTAAGACCCGACGGCCCGGACGGCGGCAGATCCGATCCAGCGGCACTGAACCGAGCAGCCCGCGAGGGCGTTATCGGGATAGGTCGGCGTGACGCCGGCCTGGCCAGTGCGACTGGAGACCTCATGAGACGACCCGCTGCACCGTTGGTCACCGTTTCGTCGACGAGGTCATCGGTCCACGTCGGCGCCCCCACGGGACTGGTCAGCGGTGTCGGCGACAAGAACGCCTGCGTGATCACCGACCCACCCACGCACCGACCTGCGACGCGCTGATGTGAGGCCGTCAGGGAGGCATCGATGAACCTCACCCGCAGGACACTGGTGGTCGTCACCGTGATCGGCCTGGCCGTGGACGCGTACGTGCACTGGTCGCTGGCCAACACCTATGACGCTGTGCGGGCCACGGTGAGCCAGGGCCAGCTGTTCCGGGTCGAGGCCGTCGCCGCGGTCGTCGCGGCCTTACTTGTGCTGTGGCGACCGGGACGTCTGACGGCCGCGTTCGCCGCCGTCGTGGCCGGCGGGGGGCTGGCCGCCCTGTTGGCCTACCGGTATGTCGACGTCGGTCACCTCGGCCCGTTCCCCGACATGTACGAACCGCTGTGGTACGCCAAGAAGAGCTGGACGGCGATCGCCCAGGCCGCAGCCACCGTCGCGGCGGTGCTCCTCGTCGTCGCGGGGGCCGGGTCGAAACCGACGGATGTCGTTGAGCACCCCCGGGCACGCAGCTCCGGGTTACATCGTTAGTCCGGATCGGTCGCACCCCGCGCAAGCCAGGCCGGGTCGTGTCAGCCGGCGACGGTCAGAGTCCCGTGCATCTGTGCGTGGAAGTCGCAGGTCAGCGGGTGGCTGCCGGCTTGGGTCGGCCGCTCCTGGTCGTTCCGGTCGTGGGCGGACGCCGTTAGGGCCGGGGCCAGCAAGGCCACGGCGGCGACGGCGGCCGCGGCGATCCCGGTGCGTCGAAGGACTGCCATGAGAACCTCCCAATGGGTGACCCTCGTCCAGGGTGTTGCCTGCACGACGGCTGCCGGCCGCGGTGGGTTCACCTCGGTGGTGACCCCACTGAACCGGTCAGTGTCCCCGCCCGTTGTAGGGGGGAAGGAGGTGACGTGGCCGCCAGCCAGGTCGACCTGATGCGCGCCCTGAACGACGAGCACGCGCCGGCGCTGTGGTCGTTCACGCTCCGGCTGACCGGGGACCGGTCCCGGGCCGAGGACGTCGTCCAGGA contains the following coding sequences:
- a CDS encoding cupredoxin domain-containing protein, which encodes MTISGFAFSALTVKPGALVTVSNQDSVSHTVHIQGTAVDVTVPPGGQATFTAPAKAGAYPLTCDFHAHMHGSLTVAG